TGAACCACTTATAAACCAACCGATTCTCCAGAAAGTCACCGAGAACTGGTGCCGAGCCTGAGTCAATACATGTGTTTTTGGCACATTATAGGCACTGCCAGCTGTATAAAAAGCACAGATGGAAATCAAGCAACTGGAAACAAGCAATGAAACTCCAGCCTTCCATGCTGGCCTCCTCGTGCGCCCCTCGCATTTCTTCATCTTTCAATGTTTCTCTGTCTCCTCTTCACAAACATTGCACTTGTCGTTCCTGAAAGCCTCATTCATAGCAGAGCCTGTTGCTCTTTGAGTTCACttatttgaagaagaaaaaaagtatcgAACTGTCCATCATTCAAAATTCATTATAccacactcgcacacacaagACGCAGCCCTGCTTTTCGAGACTGACTACTGCTGGTTTTCTGCATCATCTGCTCATGTCGTACTGAAGTTCATCTGACAAGCTGCAGTCAGTCCCGACATCCATAGGGTGTAGTGTCGAATCAAGGAGGCTGGCAGACGTGCTACTGCTCACATGTGCTCTCAGTGCCCACGAAACAGGTGGTACGTGTTGCCTAGTGAACAAAAAGAGAAGAGGATGTGCTGCTTGTTCcaaaaacacacaaagtctgccacaTGCATCGTCTATAAAATTCGATGTTCATAATGAATTACATACAGCGCGATATGGACTTTTTtatgcaaaaccaactagcccaaagcttCACTCGATGTTCATGCAGCAAGATGTATGTGGGATTTGCTATTCAGTTGACATTCAGCGCCTatcctcatgttttttttttttttcttcgtcctgtGTTTGCGCTGTTAATTTATCTGATACAGTTGATATTCAGCGTCTATCCTCATGTTTTCTTTCTTCGTCCTGTGGTTGCGCTGTTAATTTATCTCGTACACGCGCCAACTAGCCTGTCTTTTGCCACTTGAAAGTAAAACTGGTATGTGTAAATAAACATGACAGGGACATGGAAAGAATGAACAAGAACAGTTTGCCACTTGTTCACTTCATGCATACAAATTGCACCTGTGTGGCTAGCATAGTAATGTCTTTGAAATAATACTGACAGCTGAAAGTTTTATTATTTGTTGCCCACGGTAATTGTGTTTGTATAAGCATTAAATTTCTTTCAGGTTTACAATGCACAATTTGAAGCTTATGTCGACCCTCCAGGGAACCATGTCTTTTGTGATGGGAGCAAAATTAGAATAATCACTGATGAGGCCATGCCTCATGCTTGCAGGTGAGTAGCTCAACTTCGAATTGTTGCACCAAACTGAAAGCCTGCTGATTTTTATCCTGTTTTCAGCACAAATGAACTGCTTGTGGTTTCTCCCGAGTTGGAGCCATCAACTACTCAACCTTTTCACGGAAGTGATTATAGACTGCCACCCCTTCCCTTAGACCTAAAAGTTGCCATTGGCAATACAGAACTCGGAAAAGTTTCGAGTCGGACAAAATCAAGGATTGTGTCTTGGTTAAGCCACCATTTGATGAACTTCACTGTGTAAGTGCCTCCGTACTCTCCTGTATATTATTGAATACCGGCTGAACATTTGTTGCTTTCATAGATACCCAGGAAGGCGGCTCTATGAGGCTGCTTCAAAGGCACTCGTTGTTGAATACCCTGTCCTTAGAGACACAATTGGTACTGGTTGGGTAAGTGAAATTTTTTACGATTTGGACATATCGCAATATCCACAGAAAATGTTTGGCAGATTATGATAATGCTATCAGTTGGAAAGAAAAAGGGACTGGAAAAGAAAACGGTGAAACATATAAGATTGTTTGAATAACTATATTCTTTGCATTCTCGAGACATCATATCGGACCGGCACGGTGATATTAAAATTGTATATTGTGTGTGCTGCATGCTAATTAGTAACAATCTGGTGTCACGCGGAATGCACTATTTTACGTGCAATTTTCGAACCTGGCTTGTGGCATGTTTTGTCACTTCTAGAACTAAGGAGTAGCTGGTGCCTCATTTGTGCACCAACATCTGCTTtcatggcaataaaaaaaaaaagcaaaatgtatGTGAATGGGAAAACTAGGAATAAAGAACGAAAACAAACATTTGAGAGCTACAAGGCTAAACATAGAATGTAGCACAAGCAAGTAACAAGTCCTTTTATCTGAGGGCGGAGGGGGGGTGAAGGAGCACAAGTGCACATTAGAATCGGGGtttgcactatttttttttttttcatgtaaatgTTGTGTGCGTTGGAGTTGGGTAAGTCGGTAAGCTAATGTATGGGTCATTGTATGGGTCATTCAACGCCAACTTGTACGAGCCTTGGCGCTCAACCATCTGCGATATCAACAATGGACCATCCATATAAAGCAAGAAGTGGCCCGCCGAAATATTTTTGGGTGAAAAAAGGTCCTCAGGATCAATAAACAAAGTTCTTCACTGACTGACTGGGAGCAGCAAGCCACACATGAAGTTTTTTCGGAAAGCTTGAAACTTTAGCTTGTAACACGCGTAGTGAAAAAATCTGGTCTTTCCAAATTAAGTTAGGACAAAATTTTTCCTATAGAATGATGGTAGGCTTTTTACTAAAAATAGGTTTAACAAACTTTTATGTTTGCATGGGTTTTTATGTTACCTTAAATATGGACACAATTTTTAATGTTTGGGATTTTTTTACAAACAGACTACATTTAGTGATATGCAATATTTTGTATTGTTTGAGTGTCAGAAACTTTTACTGTCACACAAAAAATAGTTTGAGACACATATACTGTCAAATGGCTTGCAAAGCTGGCGACAAAGTTGCATAAAAGGTAATTTTTGCTCTAGTTTAGTCGTAAATTTTACACTGAGGTTGTTCTAGTAAAATTATGCTAAATAGCATATTTACTAGCAACATCAATTATCTATTCGTGGAGACAGTTTTATCAAATTACTTTTTGTTTTAAGAAAGTTAAATATTTGTGAAGTGTACTACTGGTTCTTGCACGTGTTCTGTCATCGAAGAAATGCGTCTAGCAGTAAGTAAAACATACGTTGGCTCAAGTTCTGCAGCGGAACATCTAGACTACATAATCGCATAATCATCGTTGCATTGTTGTCTGTGCTTACTGTAATGTTTTATATTGAGTATTAGCCTTGGTCAGTGAGAAATGCGAGCCCTACTGGAGTGTGTTTAACCTCGTACGGCTTCCATTGATGGCCCGCATTGTCTGATTACATAAGGGGTAATTAACACTCATGTGTGTGATACTTTGTTACCTACACATTTAATTAAATGTGGGAAAAGAAAAAgatatttgttgcttgaatataCCAGATAAGTTGCACTTATGAACACACACAATCCTATAAAAGTGATGATGTTTGACCAGTGCCATAGGTTGGTGCAAAATTATGTGTCCTTGATATAGCAACATATATTTTTATGAACCGTAGTGTTCTTCCCACTTTTAAGTGTGAAGAACACTCTATTGTTGTGGTTGCAGATTGCAGCTTCATTTGCATCGGATGAAGGATCCTGCAGATGcttaaaagttttttttataaCTTGACACATGCCTAAATTAGGCTCAGGGCTCTTTAACGAGATATCATGCTTGCGATAGTTCTGCTTGCGAATGTTTCTGCTTGCGAATGTATCATGCTTGCGAATGTTTGCGATAGTTCTAGGAGCACCTGACAGCAGGCCTGCTGTGGCGAAGCATGAAGATACagacgtgcgagagataattgaagctgatgctatctttcgcaaaggtgacacgtgcgtaagtgcaccgtcagttgaccTGTTAGATCGGGAAAGTGGCTAGTGGATAGACTGGTGGCACCACTGTGCACGGATATATAGCTTggcgtttcctgaaaataaaaattgttgaagctAGCGCATTGTGTTGTCCACTCCCtcatgtccctgtctcttagcgctcaatatgtcgtcaagttcTATTTACCAGCaagcccaaaaaatggcactatCAAAATACAATACGCTTTGAAATATTTTAGATCACGTGcacacaaaatttaaaaatgaaattttgaACTCAATTTTCTCCTCTATCAATACACCTATGATGGTGAAATAAATTACGCTATAGAACTCTGAGCACAATTTATCAATCTTAACAAattcattgtttctcttttgtgtccctttaatgTGTTGCACCTAACATCATGTTTCTTTTTATCTCAAATATTTGTTTATGTAGCATGAACTTCAATGAGACCACTACGTAATCTCTATGTAAATAGTCTTCCAAAGTCCAATATGCTTATTTGCAGGACTCTTGGAAAGTATCCATCCAGTATAAATTCGGGTACATGCGAAGAACTCTCAGTACTCTGCCTGCTGTGCAGGAAGCCAAGGAGGTCTATGGAAAACGGAAACCTCAAGATAGTGCCATTGCTGCACAAACTAAACGGCAACGCCGCGTGGTAGCAATTTCTGTTTTTAAGTTCATTTCAATGTTTTACAAGTAACATTTGCATGGGGCTTAGCTCGCTAATAACAGTCTACGGCTTCATCATCGCTTGAGTAAGTGGAATGTTTTGGCACTAAAACGGCACTCCGCATGAGCTGTCTTTTTCTGCTTCAACAAGCCccattttaaaaaaaataaaaaatgtgggGGGGGGGTTAATGACATAACTAGGTAGCAGCATGTTGCCTTAATTCCAGGAAGACTATGGTTGCCTTATACAAGTGTtcgttctactttttttttttaccctgttAGACAACAAGCATCCCATATGATGACCACGATGAAGGTGTTTTAGTGGGACACTTGGAATTCATGTCCAAAGAGATGTCGAAGCGTGCTCCGGACCTCCAGAAATTGAGCGAATCGATGAAGCAGACACGCTCTTCTAGGAGGTCGTGGATGAAAGATACAGTGCCTACAACAGCTGAGATACTTGAAAAGTATCCCGCTTTAGGAAATGTTGAGATGGTCAGTATCATGTGAATGCAGCATCTGCATTGCATGCTTTCACTTACGATATTTACCAGCTGTCTTTTTGAAACTTGAATAGGTTTTCAAAAGTAGCTTGTGAACAGGTTAGTGGGTCTTTAGCTGTACTACATTGAAGCAGGCATTGCTTGCACAACAGTGCTATGGTCAAGTTTTTAAGGaattattcattcattctttacTGACTTAAAGCCTCATTTTTATGTTAAATGCATGCAGGGAAGCAAGAGGCTGTCTGCTTAGCTATTTCGAGCATATTTCTGCTTCCCAGACCACTGGCTCCAAATCTGTTTTAAAATTTAAGTATGTTCACACTCTAACAAAGTTTACCAAAAAGCGTCCCGTGGATGGTTCGATACGATCATTATACAGTCCCAAATCCTTGACTACCAGGCTTATGAAAGCAGTAGAATACTAGCACGAAAACACATGGAGAAAAGAGTGGACGACACACTGCACTTCTCGCAACATAGTTTATTGCTGCAGCTGTAACATGCGCTTAAATACATGTAGGTGCAACTCCTCAAGTATATAATTAAAATTATGTTACACACCTTCGTGTTTTTTTAATTAGGTGTATGTTACGGCTGCAGCAATAAACTATGTTGTAACAAGTGCAGTGTGCCGTTCACTCTTCTTCTGTCCATGTGTTCTCGCGCTAGTATTCTACTGTCATGAATATCCAACAAGCCTAAGCCGCTACCAGTGTTATGAAAGCACTTGACACTAACTCctggcttttttatttattttttgtttgtttgacaaaGCATTTTTAATTGATTTCATTTCAGTGGGCAAACACTGGCCGACATGTAAAATAATAACATGTTTATGCCACCATTCCACAATAGCAATAGCAAAACAGATTGCAGTAAATGACTTGTGCATTGAGACAACTTTGTCTGCTTAGTTTTATATATTTGCttttgcatttatttttctttttttactcatGATGGCTGTCAGCTACAACAGAAATTTTCGAGAATGTCTTATgatgttgccaaaaaaaaaataattttgggtAGCAGATGGCACATAGTGTTGATAAtttgaatcatcatcatcagcctgattacgtccactgcaggacaaaggcctgcaGTGGAGTCAATATttgagtcaattttttttttcgtgctcaaaTTCAGACaaatctgaaaatgcatcaagGTATATTGGGCATTGTCCATTCGCATTCACTCTGACGTAAGCACTGAAATGATGCCATAAACTGCATTTGAATCATTTTTTTTTAGGTTAGTATCATTCTGACAACAACTACACCTGCAGAAGCaaataaacttgtttttgatAAAATAAGCCACTTCGCGATATAAAAATTTTTTAATGTGTTCAGCCAAAAAAAATTGGGACCTGCTCTGTAAATATCTAGATACACccatgtgtgtttttgttttctctacGACGAATTGACTGCCAAGTGTCTTTTTGACCTTCATTTCATTTATATGTTAGCTGGAAACTTGTTGCCCAGATTTGTAATTGCAAATTAATTTAAATATACTTCTATGATTATAGCTTCATGAAGAATTTACAGCAATAACAAGCATCCAGATGGAAAAAAAGCTGTTGGAATTTTTCAACAACTTTGGACCCAGGATTCTGGAGCTACTGAAAACTCGCCATTCAACAAAGGACCTGGTGAAGGAGCTCGAGAAGGAGCTTGAAAAACTGGAAGGCAATAGCCGTAAATGTAAGTATGTAAAGTATGTTCAGTCATTCTAGGTTCTCTTTGTATTACTGTTGTGATATTGCTGTGTGATTGTGATATTATTGCTGTGATATTGCAATAACAATCCTTTTCCAGATCGATTTGCAGTTGCCTTAATAGAACTCCTCCCACTGCTGCTGAAAGAGAAGCCGAAATTTCTGAGGGGCCCTGTAAGTAACTTTACGTTTCATTTAGTAAAGTAAAGCATATTGAAAAGGAAACGGCACAATTTTTTTGCACAGAAACAATGGtaaagtgaaaaataaaaacttttGACATAAATTTCATTGCACCCTAAAAGTTTATATGTTAAGGAAAACCCTATTATAATAAACACTAAAGCGTGACATGACCTTTTGGAATGACCATGCCTGCTTCTTTAGAAATGAGCATTTCTTCTGCATCTGTTTGTCGCAGAGGGAATTGTCATTTCTAGATGAGCACGTGTGCTTATGCCAGAAGGTCATGTCGTGCTTTAGCGTTTCCGTTGATAAATTTTCTCTTAGTATATTGCAATGCATATTATCTTGATGTATTCGGGTCTCACCCGCAATGTTTGTTTACAAGACTCCACTCAGACCACGGCGTGGTGTGTTGGAAGCCTCACGATTGTGTTAGATGATTCCGTTATGATTGCGCGCCGGACGCCAATACAGTCGACGTCCGATTTCCCGGACCCTCAAGGGACCACGAAAACGTCCGCAAAAACGAATGCACGTGAAAATGCACCTTTTCTTGTAGGTATTTTTCGCTGACTGAGAGGGTAATGACCGGAGTACAAGATTTCCATTGCAATTCAGCCAATACATCgtttaggtggctctgaaaatagccgtttatttataaaaaaaatctgaCGTGGCCTGCGCTACCTCATAGGTCAGCACTTGGGCGCGAAGTAGTCgcctattttcttttgcacgaCGTTCCTCTTGCCCGCGAtcatgtctgcctcaatttcagtcAACGTCATGTTGCTGCTGTACATTGATGATAGTGTCATCAGTGCTCACGTCAACTCCGAGCTCGTTGGCTGGGTAGGTGATGGCTCTTCGTTCACGGTGTCAGAGTCGTCGGAATCCTCCGTAACTTGACGAATGATTTCGTGATCGGTTAAGTCCGCACATAGCTCAAGGTCTTTGTCAGCGTCGGCGAAGCCCTCAAAGGttatcccagctggaatcgacaCGCCGGCAGGGCGCAGGACGAAGGAGCAGTTGGTGCCATCGCTGTAAATGGTGAATCCGCTAGACGAAAAGTGCAGCACGAAACGGCTAGGAACTCGATGGATGCTGGAGGTCGGGAAACGTGATCACTGAAGATAGCGCGCAGCAGCAAACGATCAACCGCAGGCACGACTGCAGAGCTGACAAAACAACACGTGAACGAACTCAGCGAGGTTTGGCTTGGCTAAGCCGCGGCTAGCAATAGATTGACACATGCGGTTTCGAGGTTACGGCAGCCGCGGCGCGGTGCGGGAGTTGGCAACGGTGCGAGTATGGCGGGTTCGAGgatataaaaacaaacaaaatggcggCGTCAATGGTAACTTTCGGTCGGCGGTTAACAGTAAAAAGTACGGGAAATTGGATGCCAAAGGCTATAAGCGTCCGGAATTTCggactttttaatacattgactctatgGGGAACTTGACGGTGCCGCAGATGAGTCCGGGAAATCGGGCATGTCCGGAATTTTGGGCGTCCGGGAAATCCGACGTCGACTGTAGTCTTGCTTCGTTGAGTGATTACGCGGCCACCATTGATAATGCTGGAATCTTTGATCGCACATGTATAAAAACAAGCACGCTTTACCACCTGTCAGAGGACCAATGGACATCGCTTTGTTCGCCACTAACAGTGCAATGTACAGATGGGCCACGTCTGCGTATAGCGCGTGAGCAGCCGGCCTTGCTTTGCGGCACGACACCTTGTGTGGTCATTGCGGGTTGTGATGTCGCGTGCACAGGAGCATGCACAGCTTTACAGACATGCGGGCCTGTTTTGCACAGGTGAGAATGGTGGAAAGTGTACCTGTTTAGCCAAAGATTCGCGATCCCTCAGGGCACTTTCGTCACATCTATTTCATAAAACAAAGGGCATTTTGATGGATATAGCGAGCCTGCACCaatgatgcaagctttgtggctTTTTTGAGGCATGCGATTATATGTAGATATGATGATGCCAACagctgcggaaaaaaaaaagtctagacGGCCACAGAATCAAAACGATCACAAAGAGTGCGTTGTTTTGCAGcgtgtgttatcagtcgaaacgcgcCTCTTCTTATGCAATAGATATGACCAAAGTGCCTTGAGCGAGCGCGGATTTTTGGTTAAACAAGCACACCTGCCAACGTTGTCACCCGTGCAGAGCAGGCCTGCACGTTTGTAAGGCCGCGCATGCTCCTGTGCACGCGGCGTCACAACCTACAACGGCCGCAAGGTGTCTTGCCACAGAGCAACGCCGGCTGCTCGTGCACTATACGCAGACGTGACTGCGGCTGTACATTATTTGCAAAGTGTCTTTTCCTTTcgcggccacaagttcagcgaaATAAAGATTTAATCTTCGGCAGCCCGACTGCTTGCTTCGTCCGGATCATGACTCTGTGACAATATATACGTTTCATGTGCAATGAAATTTGAGTCACGAGTCAACtctcatttgtgttgtttcttttaTTATTCGTTGTCACCATTTGAAAAAAATTTGCTCTTTTCCATTTTTTAGCATTTTGATTCTGCTAATGGCTAATACTAATGTTTAACTTTACAGGACATCTACCCTGCTCTTTGTTTTGAGGGAACAAGTATCAGAGAGGCCGAAGAAATGACCGTAGTGTTTGAGGCATTCAACATTCATGTCGTCGATGTTATAGCCGGCATGACGGCTATCATGGAACTGTATTGGGTACTGGACATCATGTACTCGGAGAGTAACAAAAACACCTTAACGCTCCTCGAGTACTTTTGTGGACTACCAAGTGTGCCCAGAGCACCACTACTTTTAAGGACGATTTCGTCGATCAAGAGCTGATCTGACAGCAATGTGCAATAAGCAGAGCTTATATAATAAAGATTGAAGTGTGTGTATCAAATGCTGAAAGTTATGTATTTATGGCATGTTAGATGATGAAACTTGTGGTTTTCGTCATGTCTGCAGAAAGCCTTTCACCAACAACATGCACAAGAAATCTAGTTGTAGAGCCGCACTTCACCTATATTTGGGATCCTCTCATTATCTGAGGTTTCCTGCACTTTACCGTGCAACTAAAGCAGTCGGAGAGTGATTAGCGATTAGTATGTTACTGAAGTTTCTAAGTTCGTAATGTTTTTATCAAGTAGTGTGGGACGTGTTACGATTTGCACTTAGTAAGTGGTTAGGACCAATTACTAACTGGTTGCTAAGAGGGTAGTATTTGTTACAAACATGCTGCTTGCTTTAtttactaagagggtagtatctgttactaagaggctgcttgcttcagttactaagagggtagtatgTGTTACTaacatgctgcttgctgcagttactaagagggtagtatctgTTACTAACAGACTTCTTGCTgcagttactaagagggtagtatctATTACTAAGATACTGCTTGCttcagttactaagagggtaCTATCTGTTACGagcatgctgc
The sequence above is drawn from the Rhipicephalus microplus isolate Deutch F79 chromosome 3, USDA_Rmic, whole genome shotgun sequence genome and encodes:
- the LOC142804220 gene encoding uncharacterized protein LOC142804220, which gives rise to MSTPIQCLVSWKERKKIISINGHTMEDVLAAVKATDFGDVASTGRIEVYNAQFEAYVDPPGNHVFCDGSKIRIITDEAMPHACSTNELLVVSPELEPSTTQPFHGSDYRLPPLPLDLKVAIGNTELGKVSSRTKSRIVSWLSHHLMNFTVYPGRRLYEAASKALVVEYPVLRDTIGTGWTTSIPYDDHDEGVLVGHLEFMSKEMSKRAPDLQKLSESMKQTRSSRRSWMKDTVPTTAEILEKYPALGNVEMLHEEFTAITSIQMEKKLLEFFNNFGPRILELLKTRHSTKDLVKELEKELEKLEGNSRKYRFAVALIELLPLLLKEKPKFLRGPDIYPALCFEGTSIREAEEMTVVFEAFNIHVVDVIAGMTAIMELYWVLDIMYSESNKNTLTLLEYFCGLPSVPRAPLLLRTISSIKS